One Festucalex cinctus isolate MCC-2025b chromosome 1, RoL_Fcin_1.0, whole genome shotgun sequence genomic region harbors:
- the zfand2a gene encoding AN1-type zinc finger protein 2A isoform X2, whose translation MEFPDLGENCSEKTCKRLDFLPMKCDACQEIFCKDHVTYAHHNCTSSYKKDVQVPVCPLCNIPIPIKRGDMPDIKVGEHIDRDCKSDPAQRKRKIFTNKCSKGGCKQKEMMRVTCDQCHLNYCLKHRHPLDHDCKTDGKPLSQSGLAALMRAQGSSSTLASSSPGHSRSVSNGGSAASRGHSSTTSRPMPTSVSAQNMVQPSASFQAGLTDEQALQRALEMSLAESRPTTQPTPSPQEQEDLALAQALAASEEEYRRQQQRQQERESKQSNCSLS comes from the exons ATGGAGTTTCCAGATTTGGGGGAAAACTGTTCAGAGAAGACCTGCAAACGTTTAG ACTTCCTTCCCATGAAATGTGACGCCTGTCAAGAGATATTCTGCAAGGACCACGTTACGTATGCACACCACAATTGCACCTCGTCTTACAAAAAG GATGTCCAGGTCCCCGTGTGCCCACTGTGCAACATCCCCATTCCCATAAAGAGAGGAGATATGCCTGATATTAAAGTCGGGGAGCACATCGATCGGGATTGCAAATCGGACCCTGCGCAACGGAAAAGAAAg ATATTCACCAACAAATGTTCCAAAGGAGGGTGTAAGCAGAAGGAAATGATGCGTGTGACATGTGACCAGTGTCATTTAAATTACTGTCTTAAACACAGACACCCACTCGACCACGATTGTAAGACTGACGGCAAACCGCTGTCGCAGTCCGG ACTTGCTGCTTTAATGAGGGCTCAGGGTTCTTCCTCCACCTTGGCCTCATCCTCGCCAGGACACTCTAGATCCGTTTCTAATGGTGGCAGTGCGGCCAGCAGAGGCCACAGTAGCAC CACCAGCCGACCAATGCCAACCTCTGTATCGGCACAGAATATGGTGCAGCCGTCAGCGTCTTTTCAGGCGGGCTTG acGGACGAGCAGGCCTTACAAAGAGCTCTTGAGATGTCTCTGGCTGAGTCCAGACCAACCACACAGCCCACCCCCAG CCCGCAGGAGCAGGAGGATCTGGCGTTGGCTCAGGCACTCGCCGCTAGCGAAGAAGAATACAGACGCCAGCAGCAGAGACAACAG GAACGAGAGTCCAAACAGTCTAACTGCAGCCTTTCTTAA
- the zfand2a gene encoding AN1-type zinc finger protein 2A isoform X3: MEFPDLGENCSEKTCKRLDFLPMKCDACQEIFCKDHVTYAHHNCTSSYKKDVQVPVCPLCNIPIPIKRGDMPDIKVGEHIDRDCKSDPAQRKRKIFTNKCSKGGCKQKEMMRVTCDQCHLNYCLKHRHPLDHDCKTDGKPLSQSG; encoded by the exons ATGGAGTTTCCAGATTTGGGGGAAAACTGTTCAGAGAAGACCTGCAAACGTTTAG ACTTCCTTCCCATGAAATGTGACGCCTGTCAAGAGATATTCTGCAAGGACCACGTTACGTATGCACACCACAATTGCACCTCGTCTTACAAAAAG GATGTCCAGGTCCCCGTGTGCCCACTGTGCAACATCCCCATTCCCATAAAGAGAGGAGATATGCCTGATATTAAAGTCGGGGAGCACATCGATCGGGATTGCAAATCGGACCCTGCGCAACGGAAAAGAAAg ATATTCACCAACAAATGTTCCAAAGGAGGGTGTAAGCAGAAGGAAATGATGCGTGTGACATGTGACCAGTGTCATTTAAATTACTGTCTTAAACACAGACACCCACTCGACCACGATTGTAAGACTGACGGCAAACCGCTGTCGCAGTCCGGGTAG
- the zfand2a gene encoding AN1-type zinc finger protein 2A isoform X1, whose product MEFPDLGENCSEKTCKRLDFLPMKCDACQEIFCKDHVTYAHHNCTSSYKKDVQVPVCPLCNIPIPIKRGDMPDIKVGEHIDRDCKSDPAQRKRKIFTNKCSKGGCKQKEMMRVTCDQCHLNYCLKHRHPLDHDCKTDGKPLSQSGLAALMRAQGSSSTLASSSPGHSRSVSNGGSAASRGHSSTTSRPMPTSVSAQNMVQPSASFQAGLTDEQALQRALEMSLAESRPTTQPTPSPQEQEDLALAQALAASEEEYRRQQQRQQVPAGTVSQHYHSSMNESPNSLTAAFLNLGPKLAFFFFFFFFFPSCGNVPPETSPTGSSISSIDDCLYYYYSMNGSIVAHLPPSTLTTKHTDTQQVLSFLPMSCSVHILYIYIC is encoded by the exons ATGGAGTTTCCAGATTTGGGGGAAAACTGTTCAGAGAAGACCTGCAAACGTTTAG ACTTCCTTCCCATGAAATGTGACGCCTGTCAAGAGATATTCTGCAAGGACCACGTTACGTATGCACACCACAATTGCACCTCGTCTTACAAAAAG GATGTCCAGGTCCCCGTGTGCCCACTGTGCAACATCCCCATTCCCATAAAGAGAGGAGATATGCCTGATATTAAAGTCGGGGAGCACATCGATCGGGATTGCAAATCGGACCCTGCGCAACGGAAAAGAAAg ATATTCACCAACAAATGTTCCAAAGGAGGGTGTAAGCAGAAGGAAATGATGCGTGTGACATGTGACCAGTGTCATTTAAATTACTGTCTTAAACACAGACACCCACTCGACCACGATTGTAAGACTGACGGCAAACCGCTGTCGCAGTCCGG ACTTGCTGCTTTAATGAGGGCTCAGGGTTCTTCCTCCACCTTGGCCTCATCCTCGCCAGGACACTCTAGATCCGTTTCTAATGGTGGCAGTGCGGCCAGCAGAGGCCACAGTAGCAC CACCAGCCGACCAATGCCAACCTCTGTATCGGCACAGAATATGGTGCAGCCGTCAGCGTCTTTTCAGGCGGGCTTG acGGACGAGCAGGCCTTACAAAGAGCTCTTGAGATGTCTCTGGCTGAGTCCAGACCAACCACACAGCCCACCCCCAG CCCGCAGGAGCAGGAGGATCTGGCGTTGGCTCAGGCACTCGCCGCTAGCGAAGAAGAATACAGACGCCAGCAGCAGAGACAACAGGTACCGGCTGGAACAGTTAGCCAACACTATCATTCTAGCAT GAACGAGAGTCCAAACAGTCTAACTGCAGCCTTTCTTAATCTTGGACCGAAGCttgcttttttcttcttcttcttcttcttcttcccgagCTGTGGTAATGTTCCACCAGAAACCTCACCGACTGGGTCCTCAATATCCAGCATTGACGattgtctttattattattattcaatgaATGGATCAATTGTTGCTCACTTGCCGCCTTCTACACTGACAACTAAGCACACAGACACCCAGCAAGTTCTGTCATTTTTACCAATGAGTTGCTCTgtacatattttatatatatatatatgctga